One window from the genome of Acidiferrobacterales bacterium encodes:
- a CDS encoding OmpA family protein — MKRNLAFTAIAVFSLALLAGCAKDADSVGSTSDAPGSSDGVSEDVVGGISDSDEAVGFNIDESSEADGDQAVDPLSQRTVYFNYDESIVSEEAQIIIQAHAEVLLENSDANLTIFGHADERGTREYNLALGDQRAAAVSSFFQEYGVDALRISVFSFGEERPAAMGADESAWRLNRRVEFDY, encoded by the coding sequence ATGAAACGAAATTTAGCTTTCACAGCAATCGCAGTTTTTTCCTTGGCTTTACTTGCAGGTTGCGCGAAGGATGCGGATTCGGTCGGATCCACTTCCGACGCTCCGGGCTCTTCTGATGGCGTTTCCGAAGATGTAGTCGGCGGAATTTCTGATTCCGATGAGGCAGTTGGGTTCAACATTGATGAATCTTCCGAGGCAGACGGTGATCAAGCGGTTGACCCGTTGAGCCAGCGAACGGTTTACTTCAACTATGACGAGTCCATAGTCAGTGAGGAAGCTCAGATCATTATCCAAGCCCATGCTGAAGTGTTGCTGGAAAATTCCGATGCCAACCTGACAATCTTCGGACATGCGGACGAACGGGGAACCCGGGAGTACAATCTTGCACTGGGCGATCAACGCGCCGCCGCGGTCAGTAGTTTCTTTCAGGAATATGGAGTCGACGCTTTAAGAATCTCTGTGTTTTCCTTCGGTGAGGAGCGTCCAGCCGCAATGGGCGCGGACGAATCAGCATGGCGCCTGAATCGACGTGTTGAATTTGACTACTAA